The following are encoded in a window of Alphaproteobacteria bacterium genomic DNA:
- a CDS encoding MFS transporter, with amino-acid sequence MNGYGLSRERFALLFSVMLVAAAGNTAMQSLLPAIGRELGVADLWVALAFSLSAVLWVVMAPVWAHRADRRGRRALMRLGLIGFIASNLICGGALAFGLAGLAAPTLVFAVFMAGRGLYGAFGSASPPAVQAYVAARTEGVARTSALASLASSFGLGTIIGPAIAPLFVFAPAGLSGPLFVFAGIAALVLLMLALRLPDDTPRSAARGPIVGYPSIGGGGDGAQSEDAERAPLRWRDPRVMRWHIVGIVGGHGQAALLGVIGFLVIDRLDVPLAHAQESIAVVLMSGAVASLLAQWGLIPRLRLEPGQLVLWGSALAALGAAVTGLAGSVYGITIGFALASLGFGLFRPGFTSGASLAVERHEQNAVAGMVTSVNGLAYIAGAPLAVALYQGAAVAPFAAVAALMLGLAAWSAAKLRTSNPAA; translated from the coding sequence ATGAACGGCTACGGCCTCTCGCGGGAACGATTCGCCCTGCTCTTTTCGGTGATGCTGGTCGCCGCGGCGGGCAACACGGCGATGCAATCGCTGCTCCCGGCGATCGGGCGCGAATTGGGCGTCGCCGACCTGTGGGTGGCGCTCGCCTTCAGCCTGTCCGCGGTGCTCTGGGTGGTGATGGCGCCGGTCTGGGCGCACCGCGCGGACCGCCGCGGACGGCGCGCGCTGATGCGGCTCGGCCTGATCGGCTTCATCGCCTCCAACCTGATCTGCGGCGGAGCGCTCGCCTTCGGCCTCGCCGGATTGGCCGCGCCGACCCTCGTCTTCGCGGTCTTCATGGCCGGGCGCGGGCTCTACGGCGCGTTCGGATCGGCCTCTCCGCCCGCGGTCCAGGCCTATGTCGCCGCCCGGACCGAGGGCGTGGCGCGGACCAGCGCGCTGGCCAGCCTCGCCTCCTCCTTCGGCCTCGGAACGATCATCGGTCCGGCCATCGCGCCGCTGTTTGTCTTCGCCCCCGCGGGCCTCTCGGGGCCGCTGTTCGTCTTCGCCGGAATCGCTGCCTTGGTCCTGCTGATGCTCGCCCTGAGGCTGCCCGACGACACGCCGCGAAGCGCCGCGCGCGGGCCGATCGTCGGCTATCCGTCGATCGGGGGCGGCGGCGACGGCGCGCAGAGCGAGGATGCCGAGCGGGCGCCACTGCGCTGGCGCGATCCGCGCGTGATGCGCTGGCACATCGTCGGAATCGTCGGCGGGCACGGGCAGGCGGCCCTCCTCGGCGTGATCGGTTTCCTCGTCATCGACCGGCTCGACGTTCCGCTCGCCCATGCCCAGGAATCGATCGCCGTCGTGCTGATGTCGGGGGCGGTCGCCTCTTTGCTCGCGCAATGGGGGCTGATCCCGCGCCTCCGGCTCGAGCCGGGCCAGCTCGTCCTGTGGGGCTCGGCGCTTGCGGCGCTGGGCGCGGCGGTGACCGGCCTCGCCGGCTCGGTCTACGGGATCACGATCGGCTTCGCGCTCGCTTCGCTCGGCTTCGGGCTGTTCCGGCCCGGCTTCACCAGCGGCGCCTCGCTGGCGGTGGAGAGGCACGAGCAGAACGCGGTCGCCGGAATGGTCACCTCGGTCAACGGCCTCGCTTACATTGCCGGTGCGCCGCTTGCGGTCGCGCTCTACCAGGGGGCCGCGGTGGCGCCCTTCGCCGCCGTCGCCGCGCTGATGCTGGGGCTTGCCGCCTGGTCGGCCGCGAAGCTCAGGACTTCGAACCCCGCGGCGTGA
- a CDS encoding methyltransferase domain-containing protein, whose protein sequence is MSASWNEARSDGAFARGGGGGPLWHFLKGFIKHPVMVGSIIPSSRATIDKMLEPVDWTNCKLFVEYGPGVGTFTEHVLRRMAPDATLLAIDTNPDFIDYLSRKFRDNRLLPVHGSAADVQQIIADCGFDHADYICSGLPFSTLPAGLGPKIAKETYEALRPGGAFLVYQFKARVRDFMAPHFDRIDKGFEWVNIPPCHLFWGWKA, encoded by the coding sequence ATGTCGGCATCCTGGAACGAAGCACGTAGTGACGGCGCCTTTGCGCGCGGAGGCGGTGGCGGCCCGCTGTGGCATTTCCTCAAGGGCTTCATCAAGCATCCCGTCATGGTCGGCTCGATCATCCCTTCGTCCAGGGCCACCATCGACAAGATGCTGGAGCCGGTCGATTGGACGAATTGCAAATTGTTCGTCGAATATGGCCCCGGCGTTGGCACGTTCACCGAGCATGTCCTTCGGCGCATGGCGCCCGATGCGACCTTGCTGGCGATCGACACCAATCCGGATTTCATCGACTATCTGTCCCGCAAGTTCCGCGACAACCGGCTCCTGCCCGTCCATGGCTCGGCCGCCGACGTCCAGCAGATCATCGCCGATTGCGGCTTCGACCATGCGGATTACATCTGCTCGGGCCTGCCCTTCTCGACCCTGCCCGCCGGCCTCGGCCCCAAAATCGCCAAGGAAACCTACGAGGCGCTGCGCCCGGGCGGCGCGTTCCTCGTCTATCAGTTCAAGGCCCGGGTGCGCGACTTCATGGCTCCCCATTTCGACCGGATCGACAAGGGCTTCGAATGGGTCAACATCCCGCCCTGCCACCTGTTCTGGGGCTGGAAGGCCTAG
- a CDS encoding phosphatidylserine/phosphatidylglycerophosphate/cardiolipin synthase family protein, producing MSEADPKITAHEVAGNRLTLLAEGPERLEALIALIDEAQTSLRLLYYIWCADEAGTRVRDALVRAAQRGVDVALLVDGFGAAGAKEGFFAPLADEGARFCRFVPRYGRRYLLRNHQKLALADSRRVIIGGFNISDDYFGLIEDGAWRDLGLLVEGDSVDCLVGYFEALFAWALRPEARMRELRRLLKQNSVTEGAMHWLFGGPTRRLSPWARAVRVDMKRASKLDIIAGYFSPGPVLMRRTGDVARHGDVRVITPAKTDHQASVGAARHTYWALLKRGARIFEYAATKLHTKLFVLDDVVHIGSANFDMRSLFLNLEMMLRVEDAAFAAAMRRYVDGEVANSTEITLEEHRKQRTLLNRLRWAIAYFVVAIADYRISQRLNFAGEKPLD from the coding sequence ATGAGCGAGGCGGACCCGAAAATCACTGCGCACGAAGTGGCCGGCAACCGGCTAACCCTGCTCGCGGAAGGCCCGGAGCGTCTCGAGGCGCTGATCGCCCTGATCGACGAGGCCCAGACGTCGCTTCGCCTGCTCTACTACATCTGGTGCGCGGACGAGGCGGGGACGCGGGTGCGCGATGCGCTGGTTCGCGCGGCGCAGCGCGGGGTCGATGTCGCGCTGCTGGTCGACGGCTTCGGCGCCGCGGGAGCCAAGGAGGGCTTCTTCGCGCCGCTCGCCGACGAGGGCGCGCGCTTCTGCCGCTTCGTGCCGCGCTACGGACGGCGCTATCTGCTGCGCAACCACCAGAAGCTGGCCCTGGCCGACAGCCGGCGGGTGATCATCGGCGGCTTCAACATCTCGGACGATTATTTCGGCCTGATCGAGGACGGCGCCTGGCGCGACCTCGGCCTGCTCGTCGAGGGCGACAGCGTCGATTGCCTGGTCGGCTATTTCGAGGCTTTGTTCGCCTGGGCGCTTCGCCCCGAGGCGCGCATGCGCGAGCTTCGCCGGCTGCTGAAGCAAAACAGCGTCACGGAAGGCGCGATGCACTGGCTGTTCGGCGGCCCGACCCGGCGGCTGAGCCCCTGGGCACGGGCCGTCCGGGTGGACATGAAGCGGGCGAGCAAGCTCGACATCATCGCCGGCTATTTCTCGCCCGGCCCGGTGCTGATGCGCCGCACGGGCGACGTCGCCCGGCACGGCGACGTGCGGGTCATCACCCCGGCCAAGACGGATCACCAGGCGAGCGTCGGCGCCGCCCGCCACACTTATTGGGCGCTGCTGAAGCGCGGAGCGCGGATCTTCGAATATGCGGCGACCAAGCTTCACACGAAATTGTTCGTGCTCGACGACGTGGTGCACATCGGCTCGGCCAATTTCGACATGCGAAGCCTGTTCCTGAATCTGGAGATGATGCTTCGCGTGGAGGACGCCGCCTTCGCCGCGGCGATGCGCCGCTACGTCGACGGCGAGGTCGCCAATTCGACCGAGATCACCCTGGAGGAGCATCGCAAGCAGCGCACGTTGCTCAACCGGCTGCGCTGGGCGATCGCTTATTTCGTCGTCGCCATCGCCGATTATCGGATCTCGCAACGGCTGAACTTCGCCGGCGAGAAGCCGCTGGATTAG
- the recF gene encoding DNA replication/repair protein RecF translates to MPVERLTLSDFRSYPDALVAPGPGFVILTGENGAGKTNLLEAVSLLSPGRGLRGAALAEMARRGGAGGFAVAARVEGVDLGTGTTAEAPDRRQVRINGAPASANSMSERLSVLWLTPAMDRLFAEAAGGRRRFLDRLVLALRPDHAANAARYEAAMRARNKLLAEERPDASWLTALEARMDEHGTALAEARAATVGALAERLAAAPEGPFARADLSLEGVESGDLAGALAAGRSRDAVAGRALVGPHRTDLLVTHLGKNQPAALCSTGEQKALLIGLILAHADLVAARTGRRPILLLDEIAAHLDPSRRAALFERLAAAGGQVWMTGTEIALFRGLNDTGCWITIEEGIARRTD, encoded by the coding sequence GTGCCCGTCGAACGCCTCACGCTCAGCGACTTCCGCTCCTATCCCGACGCCCTCGTCGCCCCGGGGCCGGGCTTCGTCATCCTCACCGGCGAAAATGGCGCGGGCAAGACCAACTTGCTGGAGGCGGTCTCGCTGCTGTCGCCGGGACGCGGCCTGAGGGGCGCGGCCCTGGCCGAGATGGCGCGGCGTGGCGGGGCGGGCGGCTTCGCCGTCGCGGCGCGGGTCGAAGGGGTGGATTTGGGCACCGGCACGACCGCCGAGGCGCCCGACCGGCGCCAGGTGCGCATCAACGGCGCTCCGGCCTCGGCCAATTCGATGTCCGAACGGCTCTCGGTCCTGTGGCTGACCCCGGCGATGGACCGCCTGTTCGCCGAGGCCGCGGGGGGCCGTCGGCGCTTCCTCGACCGTCTCGTCCTTGCCCTGCGTCCCGATCACGCCGCCAACGCCGCGCGCTACGAAGCGGCGATGCGCGCGCGCAACAAGCTGCTCGCCGAGGAGCGGCCCGACGCTTCCTGGCTGACGGCGCTGGAGGCGCGGATGGATGAGCACGGCACGGCCCTCGCCGAAGCGCGCGCCGCGACGGTCGGCGCGCTGGCCGAGAGGCTGGCCGCCGCGCCGGAAGGCCCGTTCGCGCGGGCGGACCTTTCGCTCGAGGGCGTAGAGAGCGGCGACCTGGCGGGTGCCCTCGCCGCCGGGCGAAGCCGCGATGCGGTCGCCGGGCGTGCCTTGGTGGGCCCGCACCGCACCGATCTGCTCGTCACCCATCTCGGCAAGAACCAGCCGGCCGCGCTCTGCTCGACCGGCGAGCAAAAGGCGCTCCTGATCGGCCTCATTCTCGCCCATGCCGATCTCGTCGCCGCGCGGACGGGGCGGCGGCCGATCCTCCTCCTCGACGAGATCGCCGCCCATCTCGATCCGAGCCGCCGCGCGGCTTTGTTCGAACGGCTGGCGGCGGCCGGAGGGCAGGTGTGGATGACGGGAACCGAGATTGCGCTCTTTCGGGGGCTGAACGACACGGGCTGCTGGATTACAATTGAGGAAGGGATCGCGCGCCGGACGGACTAG
- the gyrB gene encoding DNA topoisomerase (ATP-hydrolyzing) subunit B has protein sequence MTDTPNENSYGADSIKVLKGLDAVRKRPGMYIGDTDDGSGLHHMVFEVSDNAIDEALAGHCDRILITLNPDGSVSVEDNGRGIPTGIHAEEGVSAAEVIMTQLHAGGKFENTSDDNAYKVSGGLHGVGVSVVNALSEWLDLTIWRDGEEHYMRFAYGDAVAPLKVVGPAGGKKGTRVTFLPSPATFKIIEFDFERLEHRFRELAFLNSGVRLVLADARHEERVEHELYYEGGIAAFVKYLDRAKTALIPEPISVSGQRDDIGIEVALEWNDSYYEQVLCFTNNIPQRDGGTHLAAFRAALTRTLNNYAEKSGIMKREKVSLTGEDMREGLTAIVSVKLPDPKFGSQTKDKLVSSEVRQPLESLMADKMAEWLEENPGHARTIIQKIIDAAAAREAARKAREASRKSVLGIASLPGKLADCQERDPAKSELFLVEGDSAGGSAKQGRNREVQAILPLKGKILNVERARFDRMLSSKEVGTLIQAMGTGIGRDDFNIEKLRYHKIIIMTDADVDGAHIRTLLLTFFYRQMPEIIERGHLFIAQPPLYKVAKGRSEVYLKDNAALDDYLIDAGVNLTALETPAGPRSGDDLRALAEHGRRVRMLMAYVPRRYDPAIIEGLALTGALDPKLAPAQRAGALSLTQEWLNAVDEEGQWSAEIGADGDYVLRRAWRGVTDHHVIDHKFLVSAEARKLHGLAVPEAATYAGASRLVSLRGSPVQAEAAEETGENEGDAPKAPAPDPRGAIVTRPTELLEAILAAGRKGLSVQRYKGLGEMNADQLWETTLDPTNRALLRVEVAQADVADEIFTRLMGDVVEPRRDFIQENALNVANLDV, from the coding sequence ATGACAGACACCCCCAATGAAAACAGCTACGGCGCCGATTCCATCAAGGTGCTGAAAGGCCTCGATGCGGTCCGCAAACGGCCCGGCATGTATATCGGCGACACCGACGACGGATCGGGCCTCCACCACATGGTGTTCGAGGTTTCCGACAACGCGATCGACGAGGCTCTCGCCGGCCACTGCGACCGTATTCTGATCACCCTCAACCCCGACGGGTCGGTCAGCGTCGAGGACAATGGCCGCGGAATCCCGACCGGGATCCACGCCGAGGAGGGCGTCTCGGCGGCCGAAGTGATCATGACCCAGCTCCATGCCGGGGGCAAGTTCGAGAACACGTCGGACGACAATGCCTACAAGGTGTCGGGCGGGCTTCACGGCGTGGGCGTCTCGGTGGTCAACGCGCTTTCCGAATGGCTCGATCTCACCATCTGGCGCGACGGCGAAGAGCATTACATGCGCTTCGCTTATGGCGATGCCGTCGCCCCGCTCAAGGTGGTCGGCCCGGCCGGCGGCAAGAAGGGCACGCGAGTCACCTTCCTGCCCTCGCCGGCGACGTTCAAGATCATCGAGTTCGATTTCGAGCGGCTCGAGCACCGCTTCCGCGAGCTCGCCTTCCTCAACTCGGGCGTGCGCCTGGTCCTCGCCGACGCCCGGCACGAGGAGAGGGTGGAGCACGAGCTCTATTACGAGGGCGGAATCGCCGCCTTCGTCAAATATCTCGATCGCGCCAAGACCGCGCTCATTCCGGAGCCCATTTCAGTCTCCGGGCAGCGCGACGATATCGGCATCGAGGTCGCGCTCGAATGGAACGACAGCTATTACGAGCAGGTCCTCTGCTTCACCAACAACATCCCGCAGCGCGACGGCGGCACCCACCTCGCGGCGTTCCGTGCGGCGCTGACCCGAACGCTCAACAATTATGCCGAAAAATCGGGCATCATGAAGCGCGAGAAGGTCAGCCTCACCGGCGAGGACATGCGCGAGGGGCTGACCGCGATCGTCTCGGTCAAGCTGCCCGATCCCAAGTTCGGCTCGCAGACCAAGGACAAATTGGTCTCCTCCGAGGTGCGCCAGCCGCTCGAGAGCCTGATGGCCGACAAGATGGCCGAATGGCTCGAGGAGAATCCGGGCCACGCGCGGACCATCATCCAGAAGATCATCGACGCCGCGGCGGCGCGCGAGGCAGCGCGCAAGGCGCGCGAAGCCAGCCGCAAGTCGGTGCTCGGAATCGCCTCGCTGCCCGGCAAGCTGGCCGATTGCCAGGAGCGCGATCCGGCCAAGTCCGAATTGTTCCTGGTCGAGGGCGACAGCGCCGGCGGCTCGGCCAAGCAGGGCCGCAACCGCGAGGTCCAGGCGATCCTCCCGCTCAAGGGCAAGATCCTCAACGTCGAGCGCGCCCGCTTCGACCGCATGCTGTCGTCGAAAGAGGTCGGCACCCTCATCCAGGCGATGGGCACCGGAATCGGCCGCGACGATTTCAACATCGAGAAATTGCGCTACCACAAGATCATCATCATGACCGACGCCGACGTCGACGGCGCCCACATCCGCACCCTCCTGTTGACCTTCTTCTACCGGCAGATGCCGGAGATCATCGAGCGCGGGCACCTCTTCATCGCCCAGCCGCCGCTCTACAAGGTCGCCAAGGGCCGCTCGGAGGTCTACCTCAAGGACAATGCCGCGCTCGACGATTACCTGATCGACGCGGGGGTCAACCTCACCGCACTGGAGACTCCCGCGGGCCCGCGCTCGGGCGACGACCTGCGCGCGCTGGCCGAGCACGGCCGCCGTGTCCGCATGTTGATGGCCTATGTGCCGCGCCGCTACGATCCGGCGATCATCGAGGGGCTGGCGCTGACCGGCGCGCTCGATCCGAAGCTCGCTCCCGCCCAGCGCGCCGGAGCGCTGTCGCTCACCCAGGAGTGGCTGAACGCGGTCGACGAGGAGGGCCAATGGTCGGCCGAGATCGGCGCCGACGGCGACTATGTCCTGCGCCGCGCCTGGCGCGGGGTCACCGATCACCACGTGATCGACCACAAGTTCCTCGTCTCGGCCGAGGCGCGCAAGCTTCACGGCCTCGCCGTGCCGGAGGCGGCGACCTATGCCGGCGCCTCGCGCCTCGTCTCGCTGCGCGGCTCGCCGGTCCAGGCCGAGGCGGCCGAGGAGACGGGGGAGAATGAGGGCGACGCGCCCAAAGCCCCGGCCCCCGATCCGCGCGGCGCGATCGTCACCCGTCCGACCGAGCTTCTGGAGGCGATCCTCGCCGCCGGCCGCAAGGGCCTTTCGGTGCAGCGCTACAAGGGCCTCGGCGAGATGAACGCAGATCAGCTCTGGGAAACGACGCTGGACCCGACCAACCGCGCCTTGCTCAGGGTCGAGGTCGCCCAGGCCGACGTGGCCGACGAGATCTTCACCCGCCTGATGGGCGACGTGGTCGAGCCGCGCCGCGACTTCATCCAGGAGAACGCGCTGAACGTCGCCAATCTTGACGTCTGA
- a CDS encoding VWA domain-containing protein, with amino-acid sequence MPSYAPPPPPPPPPPPPMAPPPPSVSAQDQIAVTGSRVRQPNLGGNAPTGFVGGAENRERYAGREVAAVQSVAETPVSTFSIDVDTGSYANVRRMLTAGETPPEGAVRTEEMLNYFRYDYPPPTDRSRPFSVNADMTTTPWNAETRLLRVGLRGYDLQRRERPAANLVFLVDVSGSMNSADKLPLVQCSLALLADRLSPRDRVAIVVYAGAAGVVLQPTSSRDAVVEALKNLQAGGSTAGAQGIQLAYDVARRNFAENGINRVILATDGDFNVGVTDNQALINLVERQRADGITLTTLGFGTGNYNEAMMEQIADHGNGNYAYIDSPREASKVLEDELASTLFTIAHDVKIQVEFNPAYVSEYRLIGYENRALREEDFDNDAIDAGEIGAGHQVTALYEIVPAGRRGWLPGRRYETNQRPAGAGPDNGELAFLRLRYKLPGEQQSRLIEQPVSAALVASARAPRGDSAFAAAVAGYGQLLRGDANLGRFTFADARRLAEAGAGDNYWRREFLRLTELAERQRFAAADGGK; translated from the coding sequence ATGCCCAGCTATGCCCCTCCGCCTCCCCCGCCGCCGCCGCCACCTCCCCCAATGGCTCCGCCGCCCCCCTCGGTCTCGGCCCAAGACCAGATCGCGGTGACCGGATCGCGCGTCCGCCAGCCGAATTTGGGGGGCAATGCGCCGACCGGCTTCGTCGGCGGCGCCGAAAATCGTGAACGCTATGCGGGGCGCGAGGTCGCCGCCGTCCAGTCGGTTGCCGAGACTCCGGTTTCCACCTTCTCGATCGACGTCGATACCGGTTCCTACGCCAATGTCCGGCGCATGCTGACCGCCGGCGAGACGCCGCCCGAAGGCGCGGTGCGGACCGAGGAGATGCTCAACTATTTCCGCTACGATTATCCGCCGCCGACCGACCGTTCGCGGCCGTTCAGCGTCAACGCCGACATGACGACGACTCCGTGGAACGCGGAGACGCGGCTGCTTCGCGTCGGGCTGCGCGGCTACGACCTTCAGCGGCGCGAGCGGCCGGCGGCCAACCTCGTCTTCCTGGTCGACGTCTCAGGCTCGATGAACAGCGCCGACAAGCTGCCGCTGGTGCAATGCTCTTTGGCCTTGCTCGCCGACCGGCTCTCCCCGCGCGACCGGGTGGCGATCGTCGTCTATGCCGGCGCCGCGGGGGTCGTGCTTCAGCCGACGTCGAGCCGCGACGCCGTCGTGGAGGCGCTGAAGAACCTTCAGGCCGGCGGATCGACCGCGGGCGCTCAGGGCATCCAACTCGCCTATGACGTGGCGCGGCGCAACTTCGCCGAGAACGGGATCAACCGGGTGATCCTCGCCACCGACGGCGACTTCAACGTCGGCGTCACCGACAACCAGGCGCTGATCAACCTCGTCGAGCGGCAGCGCGCGGACGGGATCACGCTGACCACGCTCGGCTTCGGCACAGGCAATTACAACGAGGCGATGATGGAGCAGATCGCCGACCACGGGAACGGCAATTACGCCTATATCGATTCCCCGCGCGAGGCCTCGAAGGTGCTCGAGGACGAGCTCGCTTCGACGCTCTTCACCATCGCCCATGACGTGAAAATCCAGGTCGAGTTCAACCCGGCCTATGTCAGCGAGTACCGGCTGATCGGCTACGAGAACCGGGCGCTGCGCGAGGAAGATTTCGACAATGACGCGATCGACGCGGGCGAGATCGGCGCCGGCCACCAGGTGACCGCGCTCTATGAGATCGTCCCCGCCGGAAGGCGCGGCTGGCTGCCTGGACGCCGCTACGAGACCAACCAGCGCCCGGCCGGCGCAGGGCCGGACAATGGGGAGCTCGCCTTCCTTCGCCTTCGCTACAAGCTGCCCGGCGAACAGCAATCGCGGCTGATCGAGCAGCCGGTGAGCGCCGCGCTGGTCGCCTCGGCGCGCGCGCCGCGCGGCGACAGCGCCTTCGCAGCAGCGGTGGCCGGCTACGGCCAGTTGCTGAGGGGCGACGCCAATCTTGGGCGTTTCACCTTCGCCGACGCGCGGCGACTCGCCGAGGCGGGCGCCGGCGACAATTACTGGCGGCGCGAGTTCCTGCGCCTGACCGAGCTTGCCGAGCGGCAGCGCTTCGCCGCCGCCGACGGCGGCAAGTAG
- the crtY gene encoding lycopene beta-cyclase CrtY, whose translation MARGRRDGILIAGGGMAGCLAALAMARTRPEVPLLIVEERETFGGEGHRLFAQDELGPEGTALIDPIAPALWPGFYLAFPDLARKMKGAWGDLDAQSLHRAMVATLAHGQYRLGTKVVAVRDDALVLDGGETVKAEGAIDARGAANLSALELLYEARLERDYRFGAPHGVDRPVLIDATVDQGAGLRYFECVPLSEDRMAIADICISERSQGDEQAGARIDAYVKARPWSRPETLAERAAARPLPFGGDFSAFWRLGGARVAKIGLRGGFIHPVTGRAVGDAARTALLLARHQSFAGPALQDAFEVEAKQLWKKREPARSIVRAIGDAPAEARPALAKRLYGLDGALLDRLFADRPGLLDRGRLQRALRGT comes from the coding sequence ATGGCGCGAGGCAGGCGAGACGGAATCCTCATCGCGGGGGGCGGGATGGCGGGCTGCCTCGCGGCGCTGGCCATGGCGCGGACCCGGCCCGAAGTCCCGCTGCTGATCGTCGAGGAACGCGAGACGTTCGGCGGGGAGGGCCATCGCCTGTTCGCACAGGACGAGCTGGGACCGGAAGGGACGGCGCTGATCGACCCGATCGCGCCCGCGCTCTGGCCGGGCTTCTACCTCGCCTTTCCGGACCTCGCGCGCAAGATGAAGGGCGCGTGGGGCGACCTTGACGCGCAGAGCCTTCACCGGGCGATGGTCGCGACCCTCGCTCACGGCCAATACCGGCTGGGCACCAAGGTAGTGGCGGTGCGCGACGACGCTTTGGTCCTCGACGGCGGCGAGACGGTGAAGGCAGAAGGGGCGATCGACGCGCGGGGCGCGGCCAATTTGTCGGCGCTGGAATTGCTCTACGAAGCGCGGCTGGAGCGCGACTATCGCTTCGGAGCGCCGCACGGCGTCGACCGGCCGGTGCTGATCGACGCCACCGTCGATCAGGGCGCGGGCCTCAGATATTTCGAGTGCGTGCCGCTGTCGGAGGACCGGATGGCGATCGCGGACATCTGCATCTCGGAGCGTTCCCAGGGCGACGAGCAAGCCGGCGCTCGGATCGACGCCTATGTGAAGGCGCGCCCCTGGAGCAGGCCGGAGACGCTCGCCGAGCGGGCCGCGGCGAGGCCGCTGCCGTTCGGCGGCGATTTCTCCGCCTTCTGGCGGCTCGGCGGGGCGCGCGTCGCGAAGATCGGCCTTCGCGGCGGCTTCATTCATCCGGTCACGGGCCGCGCCGTCGGCGATGCCGCGCGCACCGCCTTGCTCCTCGCCCGCCACCAGAGCTTCGCCGGCCCCGCGCTCCAAGACGCGTTCGAGGTGGAGGCGAAGCAGCTTTGGAAAAAGCGCGAGCCGGCGCGCTCGATCGTCAGGGCGATCGGCGATGCACCGGCCGAGGCGCGGCCTGCCCTCGCGAAACGGCTCTACGGCCTCGACGGCGCGCTGCTCGACCGGCTGTTCGCCGACCGGCCGGGCCTGCTCGACCGAGGACGTTTGCAGCGGGCGCTGCGCGGGACCTAG
- the dinB gene encoding DNA polymerase IV, whose translation MRIPSRLPRAIRRSYRNPAAPRHAFAARAPFWDCAARWRRYRQSVNDAPSPPQRKIIHVDMDAFYASVEQRDDPALRGRPLAVGGGVRGVVAAASYEARRFGVRSAMPAVTAQRRCPELVFVKPRFDVYRAVSQTIRAIFLDYTPLVEPLSLDEAYLDVTEDLKGIGVATRIAGEIRARIRAETQLTASAGVSYNKFLAKLASDQNKPDGLCVVPPGKGEAFVGPLPVKRFHGVGPKTAEKMAALGILTGADLRAQSLAFLTHNFGSSGDYYYNLARGICHRQVKPDRPYKSIGAEDTFLEDLSDEAALRGELDRISQTVWRRIEDKGIVGRTVTLKVKYRDFQIVTRARSLGRAVAGREEFLEIGCALLHGLMPPPKSIRLLGLTLSGLSDRKAWPLGVELELPL comes from the coding sequence ATGAGGATTCCGTCTCGCCTGCCTCGCGCCATCCGGCGCTCCTACCGCAATCCTGCGGCGCCGCGCCACGCTTTCGCCGCACGAGCCCCATTTTGGGACTGCGCGGCGCGCTGGAGGCGCTATAGACAAAGCGTGAACGACGCGCCCTCCCCGCCCCAGCGCAAGATCATCCATGTCGACATGGATGCCTTCTACGCCTCGGTCGAGCAGCGCGACGATCCGGCGCTCAGGGGACGGCCGCTCGCGGTCGGCGGCGGGGTGCGCGGCGTCGTCGCGGCGGCGAGCTACGAGGCGCGGCGCTTCGGGGTGCGCTCGGCCATGCCCGCGGTCACCGCCCAGCGCCGCTGCCCGGAGCTGGTCTTCGTCAAGCCGCGCTTCGACGTCTACCGCGCCGTCTCGCAGACGATCCGGGCGATCTTCCTCGATTACACGCCGCTGGTCGAGCCGCTCAGCCTCGACGAGGCCTATCTCGACGTCACCGAGGACCTCAAGGGCATCGGAGTCGCCACAAGGATCGCCGGGGAAATTCGCGCGCGCATCCGCGCCGAGACGCAGCTCACCGCGAGCGCGGGGGTCTCGTACAACAAGTTCCTCGCCAAGCTCGCCAGCGACCAGAACAAGCCGGACGGCCTGTGCGTCGTCCCCCCGGGCAAGGGCGAGGCGTTCGTCGGCCCGCTGCCGGTCAAGCGCTTCCACGGGGTCGGGCCGAAGACGGCGGAGAAAATGGCGGCGCTCGGCATTCTCACCGGCGCCGATCTGCGGGCCCAAAGCCTTGCTTTCCTGACCCACAATTTCGGTAGCTCGGGCGACTATTATTACAACCTCGCCCGCGGAATCTGCCACCGCCAGGTGAAGCCCGATCGGCCCTACAAGTCGATCGGCGCCGAGGACACCTTCCTCGAGGATCTGTCCGACGAGGCCGCGCTCCGCGGCGAGCTCGACCGCATCAGCCAGACCGTGTGGCGGCGGATCGAGGACAAGGGGATCGTGGGACGGACGGTGACGCTCAAGGTCAAGTATCGGGACTTCCAGATCGTCACCCGCGCGCGCAGTCTCGGCCGCGCCGTGGCGGGCCGTGAGGAGTTCCTCGAAATCGGTTGCGCCCTCCTCCACGGCCTGATGCCGCCGCCGAAGAGCATCCGCCTGCTCGGCCTGACCCTGTCGGGCCTTTCCGATCGCAAAGCCTGGCCGCTTGGCGTTGAGTTGGAGCTGCCGCTCTAG